A genomic region of Pyrus communis chromosome 14, drPyrComm1.1, whole genome shotgun sequence contains the following coding sequences:
- the LOC137715881 gene encoding L-type lectin-domain containing receptor kinase IX.1-like has translation MVVVLLLKLLLFQLLHFASPLSFNFPSFANDHQNLFIEPDAFVDGKSLRLTTSTAGDQLNQSVGRATYSKPFLLRENATGKLANFTTNFTFSINSGGETLYADGLAFFLAPNGSSLNTEVGVGGSLGLPTKNPPNSESTNLYPFVAVEFDIFKNGVTSVKDPDGDHVGIDINSVKSNVTKPWNGSITTGKENTARIRYDSGSKNLSVVYTSFVNGVPVWEYLDYMVNLSEYLQGYVVVGFSAATGDLTSIPKINAWSFNSTELRDEPPPVVPVPEPNPIVGPDPGNRVNVGLIVGLVVGGCVLLVGGLVLVWCICWRKGKTGGSSDDEDTMVNDSIDEEFEKGTGPKKFSYKTLAQSTGNFDEGEKLGEGGFGGVYRGFIKGLDSYVAVKRVSSRSRQGMKEYAAEVRIISRLRHRNLVQLIGWCHEKGELLLVYEFMSNGSLDSHLFKPKTVLHWEARYRIAQGLASGLFYLHEEWEQCVLHRDIKSSNIMLDSNFNAKLGDFGLARLVDHGKQSQTTVLAGTMGYMAPECVTTGKASKETDVYSFGVVALEIACGRKPIDQKFGTTQINMVEWVWELYGEGKIIEAADPKLCGEFDAKQMECLLIVGLCCAHPDYMMRPSILQTIQVLNFEVPLPTLPSKMPVASYVSLPVSFSISSSYNTDLERRQTESSGHGYNTNSS, from the coding sequence ATGGTGGTTGTCCTTCTTCTCAAACTTCTCTTGTTTCAGCTACTCCATTTTGCATCTCCATTATCCTTCAACTTCCCCTCCTTCGCAAACGACCACCAAAATTTATTTATCGAGCCAGATGCTTTCGTCGACGGCAAGTCCCTCCGACTGACCACAAGCACTGCCGGCGACCAACTGAACCAAAGCGTCGGCCGAGCCACCTACTCTAAACCCTTCCTCCTCCGCGAGAACGCCACCGGAAAACTCGCTAATTTCACCACAAACTTCACATTTTCCATCAACTCCGGAGGCGAAACTCTCTACGCCGACGGACTCGCCTTCTTTTTGGCCCCAAACGGGTCCTCACTCAACACCGAAGTAGGCGTAGGCGGCTCTCTAGGCCTCCCAACCAAAAACCCGCCAAATAGTGAGTCGACGAATCTGTACCCCTTTGTGGCAGTTGAGTTTGATATCTTCAAGAATGGCGTCACTTCCGTCAAAGATCCTGACGGCGATCATGTAGGTATTGACATCAACTCTGTCAAGTCTAACGTTACAAAGCCTTGGAATGGATCCATTACAACCGGAAAGGAAAATACTGCTCGGATTCGCTACGATTCTGGATCAAAAAATCTTAGTGTTGTTTACACTAGTTTTGTAAATGGTGTCCCAGTATGGGAGTATCTTGATTACATGGTTAACCTAAGTGAGTACTTGCAGGGTTATGTTGTTGTTGGGTTCTCTGCCGCTACAGGGGATCTCACGTCTATACCTAAAATCAACGCATGGAGTTTTAATTCTACAGAACTGCGCGATGAGCCGCCGCCAGTGGTCCCCGTGCCAGAGCCGAACCCCATTGTTGGGCCCGATCCTGGAAATAGGGTCAACGTCGGACTTATTGTTGGGTTGGTTGTTGGTGGGTGTGTGCTTTTGGTTGGtgggttggttttggtttggtgCATTTGTTGGAGGAAGGGCAAAACAGGGGGAAGTAGTGATGATGAGGATACTATGGTGAACGACTCGATCGATGAGGAATTCGAGAAGGGGACGGGCCCGAAGAAGTTTTCATACAAGACATTGGCTCAATCCACGGGTAATTTCGATGAGGGAGAAAAGCTTGGAGAAGGAGGATTTGGTGGGGTTTATAGAGGGTTCATAAAAGGCTTGGACTCGTATGTTGCTGTTAAGAGGGTGTCAAGTCGGTCTAGACAGGGGATGAAGGAGTACGCGGCAGAAGTAAGGATCATCAGTCGACTTAGGCATCGGAATCTGGTGCAACTAATCGGTTGGTGCCATGAAAAAGGAGAGCTCCTGCTTGTTTACGAGTTCATGTCCAACGGAAGCTTAGATTCCCATTTGTTCAAACCGAAAACCGTGTTACATTGGGAGGCAAGATACAGAATTGCTCAAGGCTTAGCATCCGGGTTGTTCTATCTACACGAAGAATGGGAGCAATGTGTGCTGCACAGGGATATTAAATCGAGCAATATCATGCTGGATTCGAATTTCAACGCCAAACTTGGGGATTTCGGATTAGCTCGACTTGTGGATCATGGAAAACAATCGCAAACCACGGTTCTGGCTGGAACCATGGGATACATGGCTCCGGAATGCGTTACCACGGGAAAGGCAAGCAAGGAAACAGATGTTTACAGCTTCGGAGTTGTAGCCTTGGAGATAGCATGCGGGAGAAAACCCATTGATCAAAAGTTTGGAACGACTCAAATTAACATGGTGGAGTGGGTTTGGGAGCTTTATGGAGAAGGGAAAATCATTGAAGCAGCTGACCCTAAATTGTGTGGAGAGTTTGATGCGAAACAGATGGAGTGTTTGTTGATTGTTGGGCTGTGCTGTGCTCATCCGGATTACATGATGAGGCCTTCGATACTACAAACCATTCAAgtacttaacttcgaagttccgttGCCCACTCTCCCATCAAAGATGCCGGTGGCCAGCTACGTATCTCTTCCGGTATCATTTTCAATCTCGTCGAGTTACAATACTGATTTGGAAAGACGTCAGACAGAGTCTTCGGGTCATGGTTACAACACCAACTCCTCATAA